From a single Labrenzia sp. PHM005 genomic region:
- a CDS encoding TVP38/TMEM64 family protein, with product MRGNEAEAMNGTDEPNGVQKPEAEKSSGALLRKWSPLAVLLSLMILAFSQGLHNHLTLSALIMERQHLASLVTDNLMMTVVGYVALYSVAVALSFPGASLFTIAGGFLFGWVIGGFATVFGATVGAAVVFLIAKSSFGDMLTQRAGPFLTRLTEGFRRDAFNYLLFLRLTPVFPFWLVNIAPAVFQMPLGSYVLATFVGIIPGTFAFAFIGSGLDSVIEAQEAANPGCAAAGTCAVEVSALVTPQLIVAFFALGIASLIPVALKRLRTR from the coding sequence ATGCGGGGAAATGAGGCGGAGGCGATGAACGGAACTGATGAGCCCAACGGGGTTCAAAAGCCGGAAGCTGAAAAGTCGTCAGGCGCACTGCTGCGCAAGTGGAGCCCATTGGCAGTGCTTCTTTCGCTGATGATCCTAGCGTTCTCCCAAGGCCTTCACAATCATCTGACGCTCTCCGCATTGATCATGGAGCGCCAGCATTTGGCCAGTCTCGTGACAGACAACCTGATGATGACTGTTGTTGGTTATGTCGCGCTCTATTCTGTAGCGGTTGCGTTATCTTTCCCGGGCGCTTCGCTTTTCACGATTGCAGGCGGTTTTCTCTTTGGGTGGGTCATCGGCGGTTTTGCGACAGTTTTCGGGGCGACAGTCGGAGCTGCCGTGGTTTTTCTGATCGCAAAATCTTCCTTTGGAGACATGCTGACCCAGCGCGCAGGGCCCTTTCTCACGCGGCTAACCGAAGGGTTCCGGCGCGATGCCTTCAATTATCTTCTCTTTTTGCGCCTCACGCCGGTCTTCCCGTTTTGGCTGGTCAACATTGCTCCGGCAGTGTTTCAAATGCCGCTTGGGTCTTATGTTCTAGCAACCTTTGTTGGTATTATTCCTGGAACATTTGCCTTTGCCTTTATCGGATCCGGTCTTGATAGCGTGATCGAAGCACAAGAAGCCGCCAACCCCGGATGTGCGGCCGCTGGCACCTGTGCGGTCGAAGTCTCCGCCCTGGTCACGCCGCAATTGATAGTTGCCTTCTTTGCGCTTGGCATCGCCAGCTTGATACCGGTTGCGCTCAAACGGCTCCGCACCCGCTGA
- the rpmH gene encoding 50S ribosomal protein L34, whose translation MKRTYQPSRLVRKRRHGFRARMATKSGRQVLARRRAKGRKSLSA comes from the coding sequence ATGAAGCGTACGTATCAACCGAGCCGTCTTGTCCGCAAGCGCCGCCACGGCTTCCGCGCACGTATGGCCACCAAGAGTGGCCGTCAGGTGCTTGCTCGCCGTCGTGCCAAAGGCCGTAAGAGCCTCAGCGCCTAA
- the rnpA gene encoding ribonuclease P protein component, protein MNTLKKRSEFLAVAKGGRLGRRAFVVQGLQRTSGASSRIGYTVTKKTGNSVVRSRIKRRLRAAVAELTQADIPNNADFVLVARDGALTQPFQNLVTDLKSGLHQVLDPATPRGRGKPRKGNRPKQTHHRAGNRGKSS, encoded by the coding sequence ATGAACACACTCAAAAAGCGCTCCGAGTTCCTTGCGGTTGCCAAAGGTGGCCGTTTGGGTCGGCGCGCTTTTGTTGTTCAAGGTCTTCAACGGACCAGCGGCGCGTCTTCGCGGATCGGCTATACGGTCACCAAAAAAACCGGCAATTCAGTCGTGCGGAGCCGCATCAAACGGCGTCTGCGGGCGGCTGTGGCTGAGCTGACGCAGGCCGACATACCAAATAATGCCGATTTTGTGCTGGTTGCACGCGATGGCGCGCTAACTCAGCCCTTCCAAAATCTGGTCACAGACCTTAAGTCTGGGCTACACCAGGTGCTAGATCCGGCAACACCGCGCGGCCGCGGCAAACCGCGCAAGGGCAATAGGCCCAAACAAACACATCACCGCGCAGGTAACAGGGGTAAATCCAGTTGA
- the yidC gene encoding membrane protein insertase YidC, with protein MSENRNTILAIVLSLVVLLGWQYFYAGPQLERQQAALQAQQEAEAARQAENGGVNPDAPKPSTSGTAVAPSTGGAQAFASRDQALASSKRVKINTPRLEGSVNLTGGRLDDLRLKDYHETVDKSSPTIVLFSPTNSPSAYFAEHGWTKDANSNVQVPGRDTVWTIEGSADLTPTTPLTLTWDNGEGLIFKRVFSVDENYMFTVGQSVTNNSGDAVTLYPYGLISRNGIPEMSGIYILHEGLLGVFGEEGLVEVDYSDLEEDGPVRPAAVDRGWLGITDKYWAATLIPTPGQEFQPGFSYAAQSGNFQADYLGNAITVPAGGTGETSSYLFAGAKETALLDAYEEALGIERFELLIDWGWFYFLTKPMFFAIDWFFNFSGNFGVAILLVTVLVKLVFFPLANKSYVSMSKMKLVQPQMTEIREKYADDKQKQQQALMELYKKEKINPLAGCLPILIQIPVFFSLYKVLFVTIEMRHAPFFGWIQDLSAPDPTSLFNLFGLIPWDPPQLLMLGVWPLIMGITMFIQMKMNPAPPDPTQQMIFTWMPIVFTFMLASFPAGLVIYWAWNNTLSVAQQYVIMRRQGAKVELWDNLGALFKRKKPAATDKKS; from the coding sequence ATTTCTGAAAACCGCAATACGATTCTCGCGATCGTTCTGTCCCTGGTCGTTTTGCTGGGCTGGCAATATTTTTATGCCGGACCACAACTGGAACGCCAACAGGCAGCTCTTCAGGCCCAACAGGAAGCGGAAGCAGCTCGCCAGGCTGAAAATGGCGGCGTCAATCCAGATGCTCCGAAACCATCCACCTCCGGCACGGCCGTAGCCCCCTCGACCGGTGGTGCACAAGCATTTGCCTCACGGGATCAGGCACTGGCGTCCTCAAAACGTGTAAAGATTAACACCCCGCGACTGGAAGGCTCTGTCAACCTGACCGGCGGCCGCCTCGATGATCTGCGCCTGAAGGACTATCACGAGACAGTCGATAAGAGCAGTCCAACGATTGTTCTGTTCTCACCGACAAACTCCCCTTCGGCCTATTTCGCAGAACACGGCTGGACTAAGGATGCCAACTCCAATGTCCAAGTTCCGGGACGGGATACCGTATGGACTATTGAGGGCTCTGCTGACCTGACGCCAACGACCCCGCTAACCTTGACGTGGGACAATGGCGAAGGGCTCATCTTCAAGCGTGTGTTCTCTGTCGACGAAAACTACATGTTCACGGTTGGGCAATCGGTTACCAACAATTCCGGAGACGCCGTTACGCTTTATCCGTATGGCCTCATCTCCCGGAACGGCATCCCGGAAATGAGCGGCATTTATATTCTTCACGAAGGTCTGCTTGGGGTCTTTGGCGAAGAAGGACTGGTTGAAGTCGACTATTCCGACCTGGAAGAGGACGGACCTGTCCGGCCGGCAGCCGTAGACCGCGGATGGCTCGGAATCACCGACAAGTATTGGGCGGCAACTCTCATCCCGACCCCGGGTCAGGAATTCCAGCCGGGCTTCAGCTACGCGGCCCAGAGCGGCAACTTCCAAGCCGATTATCTTGGAAATGCGATTACCGTTCCAGCAGGCGGCACGGGTGAAACCAGCTCTTATCTGTTTGCCGGCGCCAAAGAAACAGCTCTACTGGATGCCTATGAAGAAGCCCTCGGCATTGAACGGTTTGAGCTTTTGATCGACTGGGGTTGGTTCTACTTCCTGACCAAGCCAATGTTCTTCGCCATTGACTGGTTCTTCAATTTCTCTGGCAATTTCGGCGTTGCGATCCTTCTGGTCACCGTTCTGGTCAAACTCGTCTTCTTCCCGCTGGCAAACAAATCCTATGTCAGCATGAGCAAGATGAAACTGGTGCAGCCGCAGATGACTGAAATCCGCGAAAAATACGCGGACGACAAACAGAAGCAGCAGCAAGCTCTGATGGAGCTTTATAAGAAAGAGAAGATCAATCCATTGGCCGGCTGTCTGCCAATCCTGATCCAGATCCCGGTCTTCTTCTCCCTCTATAAGGTTCTGTTCGTCACGATCGAAATGCGCCACGCGCCTTTCTTCGGATGGATTCAGGATCTGTCTGCACCGGACCCGACCTCCCTCTTCAACCTGTTTGGTCTGATCCCCTGGGATCCGCCACAGTTGTTGATGCTTGGCGTCTGGCCGTTGATCATGGGCATCACAATGTTCATCCAGATGAAAATGAACCCGGCTCCGCCCGATCCGACTCAGCAGATGATCTTCACCTGGATGCCGATCGTCTTCACCTTCATGCTGGCGTCCTTCCCAGCTGGTCTCGTGATCTACTGGGCATGGAACAACACATTGTCAGTCGCTCAGCAGTACGTGATCATGCGCCGCCAAGGCGCCAAAGTGGAGCTTTGGGACAATTTAGGGGCCCTCTTCAAACGCAAGAAACCGGCCGCGACAGACAAAAAGAGCTGA
- a CDS encoding CatB-related O-acetyltransferase: MISALSCLVSLLLGGPMHGPNPDVRHPFNGEPHTVFLKNVVTRPNIEVGDYSYYNDEQHAADFENRNVRYHFDFVGDKLKIGRFCALASGTTFIMNGANHAMTGLSTYPFNIFGKGWEDGFEPATIFDHLRGDTLVENDVWFGTNSVVMPGVTICSGAIIGAHAVVASDIPPFAVAVGNPSRIVRLRFDERTIERLLEIAWWDWPAEKISRHLSAIRKADLADLEKAAAEPDCVLDAAVKAG; encoded by the coding sequence ATGATTAGCGCGCTTTCTTGCCTTGTTTCTTTGCTTCTTGGAGGTCCTATGCACGGTCCAAACCCTGACGTCCGTCACCCGTTCAACGGTGAACCACACACTGTTTTTCTGAAAAATGTTGTCACCCGCCCGAACATCGAAGTGGGCGACTATTCCTATTACAACGATGAGCAACACGCAGCTGACTTCGAAAATCGAAACGTCCGCTATCATTTCGATTTTGTAGGCGACAAACTCAAGATTGGCCGTTTTTGTGCGCTTGCATCCGGAACCACGTTCATCATGAATGGTGCCAATCACGCCATGACCGGATTATCTACCTACCCCTTCAACATCTTTGGAAAAGGCTGGGAAGACGGGTTTGAGCCGGCAACGATTTTTGACCATCTGCGCGGTGACACGCTTGTCGAGAACGATGTCTGGTTTGGCACAAATTCCGTTGTCATGCCGGGCGTGACCATTTGCTCAGGCGCCATCATTGGCGCGCACGCAGTTGTTGCCTCAGATATCCCGCCCTTTGCGGTCGCGGTTGGAAATCCGTCACGTATTGTCCGCCTACGCTTTGATGAAAGGACCATAGAGCGCCTTTTAGAGATCGCGTGGTGGGATTGGCCTGCTGAAAAGATCTCCCGGCACCTCAGCGCGATTCGAAAAGCAGACTTGGCCGACCTGGAAAAGGCAGCCGCAGAACCGGACTGCGTTCTCGACGCAGCCGTCAAGGCGGGTTAG
- the yihA gene encoding ribosome biogenesis GTP-binding protein YihA/YsxC, which produces MSEDQTYSEESLEAGRLMFARQWDFLTSVTDMANLPATAGTEIAFAGRSNVGKSSLINALTGRKGLARTSSTPGRTQMLNFFVAPETPLTIVDMPGYGYAQAPKDLVDAWTKLVFSYLRGRPNLRRVILLIDSRHGIKKNDLETMDLLDKAAVVYQVVLTKADKIKPPALARLIDDTKSALAKRVAAHPEIIATSSEKNKGVDELRAELCVLANQ; this is translated from the coding sequence ATGAGTGAAGATCAAACCTATTCTGAAGAAAGCCTGGAAGCTGGGCGGCTTATGTTCGCCCGGCAGTGGGATTTTCTCACCAGCGTCACCGACATGGCCAACCTTCCAGCGACCGCAGGCACCGAAATTGCCTTTGCCGGCCGCTCCAATGTTGGCAAGTCGAGCCTGATCAACGCGCTGACTGGACGCAAGGGATTGGCGCGAACGTCCTCCACACCAGGTCGGACGCAGATGCTGAACTTCTTTGTCGCGCCCGAAACACCTTTGACCATCGTCGATATGCCGGGTTACGGTTATGCGCAAGCGCCCAAAGACCTGGTCGACGCCTGGACCAAACTGGTGTTTTCCTATCTGCGCGGCCGGCCAAACCTGCGCCGGGTCATTCTTCTGATTGATAGCCGCCACGGTATCAAGAAGAACGATCTTGAGACGATGGATCTGCTCGACAAAGCAGCCGTTGTCTATCAGGTGGTCCTGACCAAGGCGGACAAGATCAAGCCTCCGGCCCTCGCCAGACTGATCGACGACACCAAATCCGCCCTGGCCAAACGCGTTGCCGCGCACCCGGAAATCATTGCGACGTCTTCCGAGAAGAACAAGGGCGTTGATGAACTGCGTGCCGAGCTCTGCGTGCTTGCGAACCAATAG
- the argB gene encoding acetylglutamate kinase, which translates to MTTVESESRAHIIAHALPYMQRYDGKTVVVKYGGNAMGDPALGQAFARDITLLRQSGVNPVVVHGGGPQIGKMLDRLNIVSEFKGGLRVTDKATVEVVEMVLAGSINKEIVQLIDAEGGRAVGLCGKDGNMVTARKLKRTVVDPDSKIESVIDLGFVGEPEKVDPTVLKLVLKEDIIPVVAPVAPGSDGETYNINADTAAGAIAGSLNAKRLLFLTDVPGVLDKDGKLIKSLTVAKARDLMADGTISGGMIPKVETCIDALERGVEGVVILNGKVPHAVLLELFTDGGAGTLIRP; encoded by the coding sequence ATGACAACAGTTGAGTCCGAAAGCCGCGCCCATATCATTGCTCATGCGCTTCCCTATATGCAGCGCTATGACGGCAAGACCGTCGTCGTGAAATATGGCGGCAATGCCATGGGAGATCCGGCCCTAGGCCAGGCTTTTGCCCGGGACATCACCTTGCTGCGCCAATCCGGCGTCAATCCGGTAGTTGTCCACGGCGGCGGTCCGCAAATCGGTAAAATGCTGGACCGGCTCAATATTGTCAGCGAGTTCAAAGGCGGCTTGCGCGTGACCGACAAGGCAACCGTCGAAGTGGTCGAGATGGTACTCGCCGGTTCCATCAACAAGGAAATCGTCCAGCTGATCGATGCGGAAGGTGGCCGGGCCGTTGGCCTGTGCGGCAAAGACGGCAACATGGTGACCGCACGAAAACTCAAACGGACCGTTGTTGATCCAGACAGCAAGATCGAGAGCGTCATAGACCTCGGTTTTGTCGGCGAGCCGGAAAAAGTCGACCCGACCGTCCTCAAACTAGTCTTGAAAGAAGACATCATTCCGGTGGTTGCGCCGGTGGCACCCGGCAGCGATGGTGAAACCTATAATATCAACGCAGATACGGCCGCAGGCGCCATCGCCGGTTCACTCAATGCCAAGCGCTTGCTGTTCCTGACGGATGTTCCTGGTGTTTTGGACAAGGATGGCAAGCTCATCAAATCGCTGACCGTGGCGAAGGCCCGTGACCTGATGGCCGACGGCACTATATCTGGTGGTATGATTCCAAAAGTCGAAACCTGTATCGATGCGCTGGAACGCGGTGTGGAAGGCGTTGTGATCCTCAACGGCAAAGTACCTCATGCGGTTCTGCTGGAGCTCTTCACCGATGGCGGCGCAGGGACGTTGATCCGCCCGTGA
- a CDS encoding pyrimidine 5'-nucleotidase — protein sequence MTGKRILPKEGRHAHRQDMRVFRGVEAWVFDLDNTLYPHEASLFPQINEQIARYVQKVLDLGRDEAMAHQKALYHEYGTTLRGLMTTHKIDPDDYLAFVHDIDYSSLAPDPDLGHAIEALPGKKFIFTNGDRPHAERTAAALGISEHFEDIFDIVSADLIPKPNKETYDMFLDRTGIAPARAAMFEDLAKNLKVPHHLGMRTALIVPKGSREVLQDNLDLEGDPYPHVDFVTEDLTGFLRAVKGSLT from the coding sequence GTGACCGGAAAACGTATTTTGCCTAAAGAAGGCCGGCATGCCCACCGGCAAGACATGCGGGTTTTCCGCGGTGTCGAGGCGTGGGTGTTTGATCTGGACAACACGCTTTATCCGCATGAAGCCAGTTTGTTCCCGCAAATCAACGAACAGATTGCACGCTACGTGCAAAAGGTTCTCGATTTGGGCCGCGACGAAGCGATGGCCCACCAAAAGGCGCTTTATCACGAATACGGCACCACCTTGCGCGGGTTGATGACCACCCACAAGATCGATCCGGACGACTATCTCGCCTTCGTGCATGATATCGATTATTCGTCGCTTGCACCGGATCCGGATCTTGGCCATGCCATCGAGGCGCTGCCTGGAAAGAAGTTCATCTTTACCAACGGCGACCGGCCGCATGCTGAACGTACTGCTGCCGCGCTTGGGATCTCAGAACACTTTGAAGATATTTTCGATATTGTATCGGCGGACCTGATTCCCAAACCCAACAAAGAAACCTACGACATGTTTCTGGATCGGACGGGCATTGCGCCAGCCCGGGCAGCCATGTTTGAGGACCTGGCGAAAAACCTGAAAGTTCCACACCATCTGGGCATGCGCACGGCCTTGATTGTTCCAAAAGGGTCCAGAGAAGTCCTTCAGGACAACCTGGACCTAGAAGGTGATCCCTACCCGCACGTCGACTTTGTGACCGAGGATCTGACTGGTTTTTTGCGGGCGGTCAAAGGCTCTTTAACCTAA
- a CDS encoding LysR substrate-binding domain-containing protein gives MASLRALNAFALLARHGRAALAAEKLGVSPSALSHLMRKLESELGATLVNRDGRGLTLTEEGQRLALSLGDAFDRIEEAVDSFKRRGRTELRISTVSTFATRWLIPRLPQFQASQPDVELLLSTSTRMIDLDRENYDCAIRLGTGNWPSVESHLLWKEHLAVALAPGLLAGKDENDPAILADLPLLHSASRRSDWSQWLAAAGLEHTDTSSGTVLQSRDLAIQAAIAGMGAIVIDRRFVSQELDAGHLVCPDWAILELETGYWFVRSPARTLTRPVAAFRDWLQDTA, from the coding sequence ATGGCGTCGTTACGCGCACTTAATGCTTTTGCTCTTCTGGCCCGTCATGGCCGGGCAGCACTTGCAGCCGAAAAACTCGGCGTTTCCCCCTCGGCCCTGTCGCATCTCATGCGCAAGCTGGAAAGCGAACTGGGGGCAACGCTCGTCAACCGGGACGGGCGTGGTTTGACCTTGACCGAAGAAGGTCAACGCCTGGCGCTCAGCCTTGGTGATGCCTTCGACCGGATTGAAGAAGCCGTCGACAGTTTTAAGCGGCGCGGGCGGACGGAACTGCGCATCAGCACCGTCTCCACCTTTGCCACGCGCTGGCTGATCCCCCGGTTGCCCCAATTTCAGGCGAGCCAGCCGGATGTCGAACTGCTGCTGTCAACCTCGACCCGCATGATCGATCTGGACCGCGAGAATTACGATTGCGCTATCCGTCTTGGCACCGGCAATTGGCCGAGCGTGGAAAGCCATCTTCTTTGGAAAGAACACCTTGCGGTCGCATTGGCCCCAGGATTGCTGGCAGGAAAGGACGAAAACGATCCGGCAATTTTGGCCGACTTACCCCTGCTCCACAGCGCGTCAAGACGCAGCGACTGGAGCCAATGGCTTGCCGCAGCAGGTCTTGAACATACTGACACAAGTTCTGGCACCGTACTCCAGAGCCGGGATCTGGCCATTCAGGCGGCAATTGCCGGTATGGGCGCAATTGTCATCGACCGCCGGTTTGTCTCCCAGGAACTTGATGCCGGACACCTGGTTTGCCCGGACTGGGCCATTCTGGAACTGGAAACGGGGTACTGGTTTGTCCGTTCCCCTGCCCGCACATTGACCAGGCCTGTCGCCGCTTTCCGCGATTGGTTACAGGATACTGCCTAA
- a CDS encoding DMT family transporter: MELWIPITLFAAFCQNLRSAVQKHLKGQLGSTGATFVRFGYGFPFACLYVAVLHLAFEYPIPEINSVFLIAGALGGLAQIFGTFLLVYLFSFRNFAVGTAYSKTEPIQAALFGFLLLGESVSLVVGLCILIGILGVIVISLAHTTLSASVVRQSLFGRPALIGLGSAAMFGASAAAYRVASLSLEGTGIPMQAGFALAYATLFQTGVMVVWMVLREPDQLRASLAAWRVAVWAGATGVAGSIGWFTAMTLQNVAYVRALAQVELVFTFLASWLVFKETIARSEIAGCFLIVVAVLGIILWG, translated from the coding sequence ATGGAACTCTGGATCCCAATCACACTGTTTGCCGCTTTTTGCCAGAATTTGCGATCTGCGGTCCAGAAGCATCTGAAAGGCCAGTTGGGCAGCACGGGCGCGACTTTTGTCCGGTTCGGTTATGGATTTCCGTTTGCTTGCCTCTATGTGGCCGTCTTGCACCTGGCATTCGAATATCCCATCCCAGAAATCAACTCAGTGTTTTTGATTGCTGGCGCGCTGGGTGGTTTGGCTCAGATTTTCGGGACTTTCTTGCTCGTATACTTGTTCTCTTTCAGAAATTTTGCAGTGGGAACCGCCTATTCCAAAACCGAACCCATCCAGGCAGCCTTGTTCGGGTTTCTGCTACTGGGCGAAAGCGTTTCCCTGGTTGTCGGGCTGTGCATTCTAATCGGCATTTTGGGGGTGATTGTCATTTCGTTGGCGCATACTACCTTGTCAGCATCCGTAGTCCGGCAATCTTTGTTCGGCCGTCCTGCTCTGATTGGGCTTGGTTCGGCCGCTATGTTCGGGGCTTCGGCTGCAGCTTATCGCGTGGCGTCCTTATCACTTGAGGGAACAGGCATCCCGATGCAGGCAGGCTTTGCGCTTGCTTATGCGACGCTGTTTCAGACTGGGGTAATGGTTGTTTGGATGGTGCTGCGTGAACCAGATCAACTGCGGGCCAGTCTGGCTGCGTGGCGTGTCGCAGTTTGGGCCGGCGCAACCGGTGTGGCCGGGTCTATCGGTTGGTTCACTGCGATGACCTTGCAAAATGTTGCCTATGTCCGGGCTCTGGCCCAGGTCGAGCTGGTGTTCACCTTTCTTGCGTCCTGGTTGGTGTTCAAAGAAACGATTGCCCGGTCTGAGATTGCGGGCTGTTTTTTAATCGTTGTTGCCGTTCTAGGGATCATCTTATGGGGCTGA
- the dapD gene encoding 2,3,4,5-tetrahydropyridine-2,6-dicarboxylate N-succinyltransferase gives MTHDLAALSKTIDAAFEDSASIDTTTTGEVRDAVETTLNLLDQGHLRVAEKKDGDWVVNQWAKKAVLLSFRLNPMDVIKGGPGDATWWDKVPSKFDGWRGVDFEKAGFRAVPGSIVRSGSFIGKNVVLMPSFVNLGAYVDEGTMVDGWATVGSCAQIGKNVHLSGGVGIGGVLEPLQAGPTIIEDNCFIGARSEVVEGCIVREGSVLGMGVYIGKSTKIVNRMTGEVTYGEVPPYSVVVAGSMPSANVMGNGQAAPNLYCAVIVKTVDEKTRSKTAINDLLRD, from the coding sequence ATGACACACGACCTTGCTGCCCTTTCCAAGACCATTGACGCAGCGTTCGAAGACAGTGCTTCGATCGACACGACCACGACTGGTGAAGTGCGCGATGCTGTTGAGACCACGCTGAACCTTCTCGATCAGGGACACCTTAGGGTCGCGGAAAAGAAAGATGGCGATTGGGTCGTCAATCAGTGGGCCAAAAAGGCGGTCCTCTTGTCCTTCCGCCTCAATCCGATGGACGTGATCAAAGGCGGTCCGGGCGACGCAACTTGGTGGGACAAGGTTCCATCCAAGTTTGACGGCTGGCGCGGTGTTGATTTCGAAAAAGCCGGTTTTCGTGCAGTCCCCGGTTCAATTGTACGGAGCGGCTCATTCATCGGCAAAAATGTTGTTCTGATGCCATCGTTCGTCAATCTGGGCGCTTATGTCGACGAAGGCACAATGGTTGACGGCTGGGCAACCGTTGGCTCTTGCGCGCAAATCGGCAAAAATGTGCACCTGTCCGGTGGCGTCGGCATCGGCGGAGTTCTGGAGCCCCTACAGGCAGGGCCGACAATCATTGAAGACAACTGCTTTATCGGTGCACGATCCGAAGTTGTTGAAGGCTGCATCGTGCGCGAAGGTTCGGTCCTCGGGATGGGAGTCTACATCGGCAAGTCGACCAAGATCGTTAACAGGATGACCGGTGAAGTGACCTATGGCGAAGTTCCACCGTATTCAGTGGTTGTTGCCGGTTCCATGCCGAGCGCCAATGTTATGGGCAATGGCCAAGCTGCCCCGAACCTTTACTGCGCCGTCATCGTGAAAACCGTTGATGAAAAGACCCGGTCAAAAACCGCGATCAACGATCTTCTGCGCGACTAA
- the dapE gene encoding succinyl-diaminopimelate desuccinylase — MSLSPASAIARDLIRCPSVTPLEGGALTELESLLKNAGFRVDRVTFRDEDTPDVENLFASIGSGAPHFVFAGHTDVVPAGADADWRHGPFEGAIEEGVLFGRGAVDMKGGIASFAAAALDFVKAQGPGFGGTISFLITGDEEGPAVNGTVKLLEWAEAQGHKFDACIVGEPTNPNILGDAIKVGRRGSLSGIVTVTGVQGHAAYPHLADNPIPGLTRLMTALNGLKLDDGNERFQPSNLEIVTVDVGNPAFNVIPARAECRFNIRYNDTWTLDSLKAKITETLEAVDLGGLQMDLTFKRDASESFLTKDETLIAALSDAIREETGRTPELSTGGGTSDARFIKNYCPVVEFGLVGQTMHKVDECVAVDDLDRLAAIYRRFLTSYFS, encoded by the coding sequence ATGTCCTTGTCTCCTGCCTCTGCCATCGCCCGTGATTTGATCCGGTGCCCGTCTGTCACACCTTTGGAAGGCGGCGCTTTGACAGAGCTTGAAAGCCTTTTGAAGAATGCCGGATTTCGGGTAGACCGGGTGACATTCCGGGATGAGGATACGCCGGACGTTGAAAACCTGTTTGCGTCCATTGGATCCGGTGCGCCGCATTTTGTTTTTGCAGGCCATACCGATGTTGTCCCCGCTGGCGCGGACGCCGATTGGCGACACGGTCCCTTTGAAGGTGCGATAGAGGAGGGGGTGCTATTCGGCCGCGGTGCAGTCGATATGAAAGGCGGTATAGCGTCTTTTGCGGCAGCCGCTCTGGACTTCGTAAAAGCGCAAGGACCAGGTTTTGGCGGAACCATATCCTTCCTGATCACCGGCGATGAAGAAGGACCGGCGGTCAATGGTACAGTTAAGCTGCTTGAATGGGCCGAAGCGCAGGGACATAAGTTTGACGCTTGCATTGTCGGCGAGCCAACCAATCCAAACATTCTTGGTGATGCCATTAAAGTCGGCCGCCGCGGCTCGCTCTCGGGGATCGTGACGGTAACCGGCGTCCAGGGGCACGCTGCCTATCCGCATCTGGCAGACAATCCGATCCCGGGCTTAACCCGCTTGATGACGGCTCTGAACGGATTAAAACTGGATGACGGCAATGAGCGTTTCCAGCCGTCCAACCTAGAGATCGTTACAGTTGATGTCGGCAATCCGGCCTTCAACGTTATCCCTGCCCGCGCAGAGTGCCGTTTCAACATTCGCTACAATGACACTTGGACGCTGGACAGTCTGAAGGCCAAGATTACCGAGACACTGGAAGCTGTCGACCTCGGCGGTCTTCAAATGGATCTTACGTTCAAGCGTGATGCGAGCGAGTCTTTCCTGACAAAGGACGAGACGCTGATCGCGGCCTTAAGTGATGCGATCCGAGAAGAAACCGGCCGGACGCCGGAGCTCTCCACCGGAGGCGGTACGTCGGATGCCCGTTTCATCAAGAACTATTGTCCTGTCGTCGAGTTTGGCCTTGTTGGACAGACGATGCACAAGGTTGATGAATGTGTCGCGGTGGACGATCTTGACCGCCTGGCGGCAATCTATCGGCGGTTTCTAACCAGTTATTTCTCATAA
- a CDS encoding DUF805 domain-containing protein gives MTNARGANIAPGPIWALLSPIGRMGREPYWLCFALVWTVIAISVNMWWGSAEIEFVDETIAISQFMESNPLFPFLFFILQWFELALVIKRLQDMGFSGFFALLIFVPGLNILMVLIVGFVPSQAEPNRHGPLPNSYWRKS, from the coding sequence ATGACCAACGCTCGCGGCGCCAACATTGCCCCCGGTCCAATTTGGGCCCTGCTCAGTCCGATCGGGCGAATGGGGCGTGAACCCTATTGGCTTTGTTTTGCTCTTGTCTGGACCGTAATTGCAATCTCCGTGAACATGTGGTGGGGATCGGCAGAAATCGAATTTGTCGATGAAACCATCGCAATTTCGCAGTTTATGGAATCCAACCCTCTTTTCCCGTTCCTGTTCTTCATTTTGCAGTGGTTTGAATTGGCGCTGGTGATTAAGCGTCTTCAGGATATGGGTTTCAGCGGCTTTTTTGCCTTGCTGATTTTTGTCCCCGGGTTGAATATCCTCATGGTCCTCATCGTCGGCTTTGTGCCCAGCCAAGCTGAACCCAATCGGCACGGTCCATTGCCAAACAGCTACTGGCGCAAAAGCTGA